One Nostoc sp. UHCC 0302 DNA window includes the following coding sequences:
- a CDS encoding phycocyanobilin:ferredoxin oxidoreductase: MSFTSLPSLREQQHPLIRQLADCIEAAWHKHLDLSPYHLPAELGYVEGRLEGEKLTIENRCYQTPQFRKMHLELAKIGNMLDILHCVMFPRPEYNLPMFGCDLVGGRGQISAAIADLSPVQLERTLPESYTSALVQLTPLDFSQPRELPEWGHIFSDFCIFVRPSSPEEEKMFLTRVQDFLEIHCTQAIASSPVSPEQMTQIIAGQHNYCTKQQQNDKTRRVLEKAFGSAWAEHYMTTVLFDLPR, from the coding sequence ATGTCATTTACTTCTCTACCCTCGCTGCGTGAGCAACAACATCCCCTAATTCGTCAGCTAGCTGATTGTATTGAGGCAGCTTGGCATAAGCATCTGGATCTGTCGCCTTACCATTTACCTGCTGAATTGGGGTATGTGGAAGGTAGGCTTGAGGGGGAAAAGCTGACGATTGAAAACCGTTGCTATCAAACACCCCAGTTCCGAAAAATGCACTTAGAACTGGCGAAAATAGGAAATATGCTGGATATTTTGCACTGCGTCATGTTTCCTCGTCCAGAATACAATCTGCCGATGTTTGGTTGTGATTTAGTTGGAGGTAGGGGTCAAATTAGCGCGGCGATCGCAGACCTTTCTCCTGTACAGCTAGAGCGCACTTTACCAGAATCTTATACCTCTGCACTGGTGCAGCTAACACCGCTTGACTTTTCCCAACCTCGTGAATTACCTGAATGGGGACATATTTTTTCTGATTTTTGCATCTTTGTTCGTCCCAGTTCTCCAGAAGAAGAAAAGATGTTTCTCACGCGCGTGCAGGACTTTTTAGAGATTCATTGCACTCAAGCGATCGCCTCTAGCCCAGTTTCACCTGAACAAATGACGCAAATTATTGCAGGACAGCACAACTACTGCACCAAACAGCAGCAAAACGACAAAACCCGCCGCGTACTAGAAAAAGCCTTTGGCTCCGCTTGGGCAGAACATTACATGACCACAGTTCTGTTTGACCTACCAAGATAA
- a CDS encoding nucleoside triphosphate pyrophosphatase, translating to MGIPSFVLASASPARRRLLQTVGIKSIVRASDFDESQIQISEPAQLVTTLAQCKAETVAPQFESALIMGCDSVLSLNGEIHGKPVDTAEAIARWQIMQGNFGDLYTGHALIDLTQNRTIVKSQVTRVYFAQMSDKAINAYVATGEPLKCAGAFALEGFGSLFVEKIEGCHSNVIGLSLPLLRRMLAELEYDVTDFWQ from the coding sequence ATGGGCATTCCATCTTTTGTACTTGCCTCAGCTTCCCCAGCTCGTCGCCGCTTGTTACAAACTGTTGGTATTAAATCGATAGTTCGCGCAAGTGACTTTGATGAGTCACAAATCCAAATAAGTGAGCCTGCACAATTGGTCACAACTCTTGCCCAGTGTAAGGCGGAAACTGTAGCCCCGCAGTTTGAATCTGCTTTAATTATGGGTTGTGATTCGGTTTTGTCCTTGAATGGTGAGATTCATGGCAAACCAGTGGATACCGCCGAAGCGATCGCTCGTTGGCAGATAATGCAAGGTAACTTTGGTGACTTGTACACAGGTCACGCTTTGATTGACCTAACCCAAAACCGCACTATAGTAAAATCTCAGGTAACAAGGGTTTACTTTGCTCAAATGAGCGACAAAGCAATTAATGCCTATGTAGCCACAGGTGAACCCCTTAAGTGTGCTGGTGCTTTTGCCCTTGAGGGTTTTGGTAGCCTATTCGTAGAAAAAATAGAAGGCTGTCATAGCAATGTGATTGGACTCAGTTTACCCCTACTGCGGCGAATGTTGGCGGAACTAGAGTACGATGTTACTGATTTTTGGCAATAG
- the psbP gene encoding photosystem II reaction center PsbP, whose product MWKRIAFILILVLSFSLSNSGVATAGGLKSFVDSNDGYQFSYPNGWVQVKVANGPDVVFHDLIEVSENVSVVISPVPEGKTLPELGTPTEVGYKLGKAALAPPDSGRSAELVNAAQREVDGKIYYLLEYEVKLPNQQQRHNIASVAVSRGKLFTFNASIPEKRWQKVQRIMDEAVNSFSVY is encoded by the coding sequence ATGTGGAAAAGAATTGCATTTATTTTGATATTAGTACTAAGCTTCAGCCTGAGTAATTCTGGCGTAGCGACTGCGGGTGGACTCAAAAGCTTTGTAGACAGTAATGATGGATATCAGTTTTCATATCCTAATGGCTGGGTGCAAGTGAAAGTTGCTAACGGCCCAGATGTAGTATTCCATGATTTGATTGAGGTGTCTGAAAATGTCTCTGTGGTAATTAGCCCTGTTCCAGAAGGCAAAACTTTGCCAGAACTAGGGACACCAACAGAAGTAGGATATAAGCTAGGAAAAGCTGCTCTTGCTCCTCCTGACTCTGGTCGGTCGGCTGAATTAGTTAACGCCGCGCAACGAGAGGTTGACGGTAAAATCTATTACCTTCTAGAGTATGAAGTCAAACTTCCTAATCAGCAACAAAGACACAACATTGCCAGCGTCGCTGTTAGTCGTGGTAAGCTTTTTACCTTTAACGCCTCAATTCCTGAAAAACGTTGGCAAAAAGTTCAACGGATAATGGACGAGGCTGTGAATTCTTTTTCCGTTTATTAG
- a CDS encoding PP2C family protein-serine/threonine phosphatase, with product MPVSQLPSQPTDSNSSAATDVTPVVALKELVARLHREQNKIQDLLSSLGFALRSFNNLNQFLELIPLMATRVTDADGSALFLYKPNGQVRLEQLHWQDSHQRRNIRKALETASSQVTLVANAAPLTTTTGLLNDQMHRYLGPDVQIFGTAILVKHTERGWLYVLSRDPEYTWTETRQKLVRLVADQTAVAIENDELAVELRKKERLDQELEIGAEIQRRLLPRQCPTIPGVALAARCKPANRVGGDYYDFIPTNHNQIQPISQSVLDVGRWAFVIGDVMGKGVPAGLIMTMMRGMLRGEVLHGNSPAGILQNLNRVMYADLENSHRFVTLFYSEYNSQNRILSYSNAAHNPPLWWHAATKSVSRLDTFGMLIGLDANSQYEDAQAQLEPGDTIIYYTDGLTDAAAAGGDRFDEENFVTAFNTACRYCNGPQEIVDYLFDQVQEFIGPDKQNTDDMTLVVLQIQESTFSVQ from the coding sequence GTGCCTGTGTCTCAACTGCCCTCTCAACCCACTGACAGCAATAGTAGTGCCGCGACGGATGTCACACCAGTCGTGGCACTCAAAGAACTTGTGGCACGGTTGCATCGGGAACAAAACAAAATCCAAGATTTGCTAAGTTCTTTAGGATTTGCTCTTAGAAGTTTCAATAATTTAAATCAGTTTTTGGAATTAATTCCATTAATGGCAACAAGAGTAACAGATGCCGATGGCAGTGCGCTGTTTCTTTATAAGCCCAATGGTCAAGTCAGGTTAGAGCAACTGCACTGGCAAGATAGCCACCAGCGTAGAAATATCCGCAAAGCTCTAGAAACAGCCAGTAGTCAAGTTACACTTGTGGCTAATGCTGCCCCTTTAACAACTACCACAGGGCTTTTAAATGACCAGATGCATCGCTATTTAGGGCCAGATGTGCAAATATTTGGTACCGCGATTCTGGTCAAGCATACAGAACGAGGGTGGCTCTATGTCTTGAGCCGTGATCCAGAATACACTTGGACAGAAACTAGGCAAAAGTTAGTTAGGTTAGTAGCAGACCAAACAGCAGTAGCGATCGAAAACGATGAACTAGCTGTAGAACTCAGAAAGAAAGAACGCCTAGACCAAGAACTAGAAATTGGTGCAGAAATTCAACGGCGACTCTTACCACGTCAATGTCCTACCATTCCTGGGGTAGCCTTGGCTGCACGCTGTAAACCGGCTAATCGCGTCGGTGGAGACTATTACGATTTTATTCCTACTAATCACAATCAGATTCAACCAATTAGTCAAAGTGTTTTGGACGTTGGGCGTTGGGCTTTTGTAATTGGGGATGTGATGGGTAAAGGTGTCCCAGCAGGGTTAATAATGACCATGATGCGGGGAATGCTACGAGGAGAGGTACTACATGGTAATTCTCCAGCAGGAATTCTGCAAAATTTGAATCGAGTTATGTATGCAGATTTGGAAAATTCGCATCGCTTTGTAACCCTATTTTACTCAGAATATAATTCTCAAAACCGAATTTTGTCTTATAGCAATGCCGCACACAATCCTCCTTTGTGGTGGCACGCAGCCACAAAAAGTGTGAGCCGTTTAGATACTTTTGGAATGCTGATTGGGTTAGATGCTAACAGCCAATATGAAGATGCCCAGGCGCAGTTAGAGCCTGGGGACACAATTATTTACTATACAGATGGCTTGACCGATGCTGCTGCCGCAGGTGGCGATCGCTTTGATGAAGAAAACTTTGTCACTGCCTTCAACACAGCTTGTAGATATTGCAATGGGCCACAAGAAATTGTGGATTACCTATTCGACCAAGTTCAAGAATTCATCGGCCCAGATAAGCAAAATACTGATGACATGACACTAGTTGTTTTACAAATTCAAGAGTCAACATTTAGTGTTCAATAA
- the ftsY gene encoding signal recognition particle-docking protein FtsY, with amino-acid sequence MVFNWFRRQYNDSSNIPSEQEQQETPPAKEPEPEPTQTSTVAETAQDTGADLLAFAKAAYKNIQQKQQSQPVETSADSASVEAPIEQPETAETATPEVEVTEEPAAITSETTTTQVTETTQPEAADIAVVPTTTEEPAIDEDTTENSSVAAVTNEPDVSGQEVTVSEVESTPTEPLSTPETTQPTVPATLSFLERAAAERQAKQERLIASAIEVPEPDVIQPVATTTPETTEEIPGLTFDEGFVWSAEVLAAQGRRPEDVSIEEITWLKKLRQGLDKTRRSILNQLKAIVGQGPLNQAAVSEIEALLLQADVGVEATDLIISALQKKLLEEVTAPEEAIAFLKKILRDMLDAPSKTTQKFSLAPEKDILNIWLITGVNGAGKTTTIGKIAHLAQKSDYKCLIGAADTFRAAAVEQVKVWGNRSGVEVIANPGKNTDPAAVVFDAIAAAQARQTQLLLIDTAGRLQNKKNLMDELSKIRRIIDKKAPNAKVESLLVLDATLGQNGLRQAEVFSQAAQLSGVVLTKLDGTAKGGVALAVVQQLGLPIRFIGAGEGIEDLRPFSSYEFVEALLSG; translated from the coding sequence ATGGTTTTTAATTGGTTCCGTCGTCAATATAACGATTCCTCTAATATCCCCTCTGAGCAAGAACAGCAAGAAACTCCTCCGGCAAAAGAACCCGAACCAGAGCCAACCCAAACGTCAACAGTCGCAGAAACTGCACAAGACACAGGTGCAGATTTATTGGCATTTGCTAAAGCGGCTTATAAAAATATTCAACAAAAACAGCAATCCCAGCCAGTAGAAACTTCGGCTGATTCAGCATCTGTTGAAGCGCCAATAGAACAACCTGAAACCGCAGAAACGGCAACGCCTGAAGTAGAAGTAACTGAGGAACCTGCTGCGATAACTTCAGAAACTACAACTACGCAGGTAACTGAAACAACACAGCCAGAAGCAGCAGATATTGCCGTTGTTCCCACAACTACTGAAGAACCTGCTATAGATGAAGATACTACAGAAAACTCCTCAGTTGCAGCAGTTACTAATGAGCCAGATGTCTCCGGTCAAGAGGTAACGGTAAGTGAAGTTGAATCAACACCCACCGAACCACTGTCCACGCCAGAAACAACACAGCCAACAGTACCAGCAACTTTATCCTTTTTAGAACGAGCAGCAGCAGAACGGCAAGCCAAGCAGGAACGACTGATAGCTAGTGCGATTGAAGTCCCAGAACCGGACGTAATACAGCCAGTAGCTACAACTACGCCAGAGACCACAGAAGAAATTCCCGGACTGACATTTGATGAAGGGTTTGTCTGGTCAGCGGAAGTCTTAGCAGCCCAAGGTAGACGTCCTGAAGACGTTTCTATTGAAGAAATTACTTGGCTGAAAAAACTGCGGCAAGGGTTAGACAAAACTCGTCGTAGCATTCTCAACCAACTCAAGGCGATTGTTGGTCAAGGGCCACTCAACCAAGCGGCTGTGTCAGAAATTGAGGCATTGCTGCTGCAAGCTGATGTGGGTGTAGAGGCGACAGACTTGATCATCAGTGCCTTACAGAAAAAACTGCTTGAAGAAGTTACTGCACCAGAAGAGGCGATCGCATTCCTGAAGAAAATCCTGCGGGATATGCTAGATGCACCAAGCAAAACAACCCAAAAATTTAGTTTGGCTCCAGAAAAAGACATCCTAAACATTTGGTTAATTACGGGGGTCAATGGTGCTGGTAAAACCACCACTATCGGTAAAATTGCCCACCTTGCACAGAAATCTGACTATAAATGCTTAATTGGAGCAGCAGATACCTTCCGCGCTGCGGCTGTGGAACAGGTAAAGGTTTGGGGTAACAGAAGTGGTGTAGAAGTCATTGCTAATCCTGGCAAAAATACAGATCCAGCAGCAGTGGTATTTGATGCGATCGCTGCTGCCCAAGCACGTCAAACACAGTTACTTCTGATAGATACTGCTGGACGACTGCAAAACAAGAAAAATTTAATGGATGAACTCAGTAAAATCCGGCGAATTATTGATAAAAAAGCTCCAAATGCCAAAGTAGAATCACTTTTAGTTCTAGATGCCACTTTAGGTCAGAATGGATTGCGACAAGCTGAAGTATTCTCCCAAGCTGCCCAACTAAGTGGTGTAGTATTAACCAAGCTCGACGGCACTGCTAAAGGAGGTGTTGCCCTTGCTGTTGTGCAACAGTTGGGTTTACCCATTCGCTTCATTGGTGCTGGCGAAGGAATTGAAGACCTGCGTCCCTTTTCCAGTTATGAGTTTGTTGAAGCCCTTTTGAGTGGTTAA
- the nusB gene encoding transcription antitermination factor NusB, whose translation MQPRKPQQIARELALLSLSQLPINPKKLDKLQDDQLVSKLVLGAVRTLTTEVQDTLDNAAGELQRSNDRLLSSQTRASDLNTARTMLQEAIAYTQTAINQLGTAVDFPELIQLANQDKGVRNYAKEIVIVVNENRNIIDGLLSNALVDWQITRLAQIDRDILQIAVAEMKFLGVPESIAINEAVELAKRYSGDEGHRFINGVLRRVTEQKQTA comes from the coding sequence ATGCAACCTCGTAAACCCCAGCAAATTGCTCGTGAGTTAGCACTTTTAAGCCTTAGTCAGCTGCCAATCAATCCGAAAAAATTGGATAAATTGCAAGATGACCAACTAGTATCCAAGTTGGTACTAGGAGCAGTACGCACTCTGACCACAGAAGTGCAAGATACCCTAGACAATGCTGCCGGTGAATTGCAACGTAGTAACGATCGCCTTTTAAGTAGCCAAACACGGGCTTCAGACCTGAATACTGCTAGAACAATGCTCCAAGAAGCGATCGCTTACACCCAAACAGCAATCAATCAGCTAGGTACAGCAGTTGATTTCCCAGAATTGATCCAGCTAGCTAATCAAGACAAGGGAGTCCGCAATTACGCTAAAGAGATTGTGATTGTAGTCAACGAAAATCGGAACATTATCGATGGACTGCTTTCTAATGCCTTAGTGGATTGGCAAATAACCCGCCTCGCCCAAATTGACCGAGATATTTTGCAAATTGCTGTGGCAGAAATGAAGTTCTTAGGAGTTCCAGAAAGCATTGCCATTAACGAAGCTGTGGAACTAGCCAAACGCTACAGTGGAGACGAAGGTCATCGATTTATTAACGGTGTTTTACGCCGAGTCACAGAGCAGAAACAAACTGCATAG
- a CDS encoding DUF502 domain-containing protein, whose protein sequence is MNTNNKSFSSLNKENRDLVIERLKQDLKNDLIAGLLVIIPLATTIWLTITIANWVINFLTQIPKQLNPFDGLHPILVNILNLLVGLAVPLLSILLIGLMARNIAGRWLLDFGERLLQAIPLAGQVYKTLKQLLETLLKDSNGRFRRVILVEYPRRGIWAIAFVTGAISAEIQAQMSRPMLSVFIPTTPNPTTGWYAVVPEDEVVNLSMSIEDAFKIVVSGGIVAPNTPLVLTTVSKLEVNHDEIKQQIIHVEET, encoded by the coding sequence ATGAATACCAATAATAAAAGTTTCTCTAGCCTAAACAAGGAGAATCGGGACTTGGTAATCGAACGCCTAAAACAGGATTTAAAAAACGACCTGATTGCTGGTTTGTTGGTAATAATTCCACTAGCAACCACTATCTGGCTAACGATTACTATTGCCAATTGGGTAATCAACTTTCTCACTCAAATTCCTAAACAACTAAATCCTTTTGATGGGCTGCACCCCATCTTAGTGAACATACTGAATTTATTGGTAGGATTAGCTGTGCCACTACTAAGTATTCTCCTCATCGGCTTGATGGCGCGGAATATTGCAGGGCGGTGGTTGCTAGATTTTGGTGAACGATTATTACAAGCGATCCCCTTAGCTGGACAGGTATACAAAACTCTGAAGCAGCTTTTAGAGACACTCCTAAAGGATTCAAATGGGAGGTTTCGCCGTGTAATTTTAGTAGAGTATCCCCGGCGGGGAATTTGGGCGATCGCTTTTGTCACTGGTGCAATTAGTGCTGAGATCCAAGCTCAGATGTCTCGCCCTATGCTGAGCGTTTTTATCCCCACTACGCCAAATCCTACTACTGGGTGGTATGCAGTAGTTCCAGAGGACGAGGTAGTGAACCTCTCAATGTCGATTGAAGACGCCTTTAAAATAGTTGTGTCTGGTGGCATTGTCGCCCCCAATACACCCCTAGTTTTAACCACAGTGTCCAAACTAGAAGTAAACCACGACGAAATCAAGCAGCAGATTATCCACGTTGAAGAAACTTAA
- a CDS encoding glycosyltransferase family 2 protein, with the protein MFSIYILTYNEELDIAACIESAMLSDDIIVVDSCSSDRTVEIASRYPIRVVQHAFESHGRQRTWMLESIPPKHEWVYILEADERMTPELFAEGETAIQSPNYIGYYVAERVMFMNRWIRYSTQYPRYQMRLFRHGKVWFTDYGHTEREVCDGATSFLKQTYPHYTSSKGLSRWIDKHNRYSTDEAQETLYQLEQGKVSWRDLFFGKSEVERRRALKDLSLRLPARPLLRFFYMYFILGGCLDGRAGMAWCTLQTFYEYLILLKVWELKHLPKTALDTKATFTDESTQLVQRGASETTQVDIA; encoded by the coding sequence ATGTTCTCAATTTACATATTGACATATAACGAAGAGTTAGATATCGCTGCTTGTATAGAGTCGGCGATGCTATCAGATGACATTATTGTCGTAGATTCATGCAGTAGCGATCGCACTGTGGAAATCGCCAGCCGCTATCCCATCCGTGTCGTCCAACACGCTTTTGAAAGCCACGGACGCCAACGCACCTGGATGTTAGAATCTATTCCCCCAAAGCACGAATGGGTCTATATTCTAGAAGCTGATGAACGCATGACCCCAGAACTGTTTGCTGAAGGCGAAACAGCAATCCAAAGTCCAAATTACATCGGTTACTATGTCGCCGAACGGGTGATGTTCATGAATCGTTGGATTCGCTACAGCACCCAGTATCCTCGTTATCAAATGCGCCTCTTCCGCCACGGTAAAGTCTGGTTTACAGACTACGGTCATACTGAACGAGAAGTCTGTGACGGCGCAACTAGCTTTTTAAAACAAACCTATCCTCACTACACTTCTAGCAAAGGCTTAAGCCGCTGGATTGACAAACACAACCGTTATTCCACAGACGAAGCTCAAGAAACACTGTATCAGCTAGAACAAGGAAAGGTTAGCTGGCGAGATTTATTCTTTGGCAAGTCAGAAGTTGAAAGACGCCGCGCCCTAAAAGATTTATCTTTGCGTTTACCTGCTAGACCATTGCTACGCTTTTTCTATATGTATTTTATCTTGGGTGGCTGTTTAGATGGCCGCGCTGGAATGGCTTGGTGTACATTACAGACATTCTACGAATACCTGATTTTGCTCAAAGTCTGGGAACTGAAGCATCTACCCAAAACAGCCTTAGACACAAAAGCGACTTTTACAGATGAGAGTACGCAACTGGTGCAACGCGGGGCTTCAGAAACTACACAAGTTGATATCGCTTAA
- a CDS encoding HpsJ family protein translates to MVNRFASVNTALILKVVGIICILSFFVDFLILLLPFQPTDRGWQISLATALVDRGIVPLVGLGVLFAAYWFDSADTGGDRPKGIDLRFPALILSSILGLMFLLIFPLHLNNVNQAKAQTVNQISQDAEQAENQLKGQLTQLQAQLNSDQAKAQLEQLRNQAKAQFTDLLKDDQKYKQALENPQVPADQKELLKKFKANPQELDKFIAQRTDPQGLANQRLNQIRQRRDEAEKQAKDNAWKSGLRIGISSLLLAIGYIIIGWTGLRSLGALQGGGRKAAAR, encoded by the coding sequence ATGGTTAATCGTTTTGCTTCCGTGAACACTGCCTTGATACTCAAGGTAGTTGGAATAATTTGCATTTTGTCCTTTTTTGTTGACTTTCTGATTCTGTTGTTACCCTTTCAACCAACTGATCGGGGATGGCAAATCAGTTTGGCAACAGCCCTAGTTGATCGAGGAATTGTTCCTCTGGTGGGCTTAGGTGTACTGTTTGCAGCATATTGGTTTGATAGTGCTGATACTGGAGGCGATCGCCCCAAAGGTATCGATTTAAGATTTCCCGCCCTCATCTTATCAAGTATTTTAGGGCTAATGTTCTTACTGATTTTTCCCCTGCACCTTAACAATGTGAATCAAGCTAAGGCTCAAACAGTCAATCAAATCTCCCAAGATGCAGAGCAGGCAGAAAATCAACTCAAAGGACAGCTAACACAATTGCAAGCACAACTGAACAGCGATCAAGCTAAGGCTCAGCTAGAACAATTGCGAAACCAAGCTAAAGCTCAGTTCACTGACTTGCTTAAAGATGACCAAAAATATAAGCAAGCACTTGAGAACCCTCAAGTTCCCGCTGACCAGAAAGAATTACTCAAGAAGTTTAAAGCAAATCCCCAGGAACTGGACAAATTTATCGCGCAGCGAACAGATCCTCAAGGACTGGCAAATCAAAGGCTAAACCAAATTCGCCAACGCCGGGACGAAGCAGAGAAACAAGCTAAAGATAACGCTTGGAAGTCTGGACTACGGATTGGGATTAGTAGTTTGCTGCTAGCTATTGGTTACATTATCATCGGCTGGACAGGATTAAGAAGCTTGGGTGCTTTACAAGGTGGTGGACGTAAAGCTGCCGCACGCTAG
- a CDS encoding TIGR04282 family arsenosugar biosynthesis glycosyltransferase: protein MLNLQTRPKQHLIIFTRYPEAGKTKTRLIPALGTVGAANLQRQMTEHTIFQVKELQKTADISVEVRFAGGDLQLMQDWLGFGLVYQPQGEGDLGSRMARSLFDAFQSGAEKVIIIGTDCPGVNAKILATAFEQLQVFDLVLGPAIDGGYYLIGLRQHIPELFANIKWGTAEVFQKTVDIAQLLNLKCAYLLTLADIDRPEDLPIWEKTLEDKYKNVQGEVIN from the coding sequence GTGCTGAACTTACAAACAAGACCAAAACAGCACCTAATCATTTTCACCCGCTATCCAGAGGCAGGGAAGACAAAAACCCGATTGATACCTGCTTTAGGAACTGTTGGTGCTGCCAATCTTCAACGGCAGATGACAGAACATACAATCTTTCAGGTTAAAGAATTACAAAAGACAGCAGATATATCTGTAGAAGTGCGGTTTGCAGGTGGCGATTTGCAACTCATGCAAGATTGGTTGGGGTTTGGTTTGGTTTACCAGCCTCAAGGTGAAGGGGATTTAGGTTCACGGATGGCGCGATCGCTATTTGACGCTTTTCAATCTGGTGCAGAAAAAGTAATCATCATTGGTACAGATTGTCCTGGGGTAAATGCCAAGATTCTAGCTACAGCTTTTGAACAACTGCAAGTGTTTGATCTCGTTTTAGGCCCTGCAATTGATGGTGGCTATTACTTGATTGGTTTGCGGCAACATATCCCTGAGTTATTCGCTAACATCAAGTGGGGAACTGCTGAAGTATTCCAAAAAACTGTGGATATTGCTCAGTTACTTAATTTAAAATGCGCCTACTTACTTACGTTAGCTGATATTGATCGTCCAGAGGATCTGCCAATTTGGGAAAAAACCCTTGAGGATAAGTATAAAAATGTCCAAGGTGAGGTAATAAATTAG
- a CDS encoding prepilin-type N-terminal cleavage/methylation domain-containing protein, translating into MKNHSSSGFTLPEIFIVIVTIGILSAIALPSWLAFVDIRRLNTAQHEFHSAMRQAQSQATKEKLAWQVSFREQNGIVQWTIHRAEAGKFIPDAVKNNDNLWNKLDQHIRIDKEQNQKGENETTLPKQTSQQVWRVIFNYQGCPVYKVGDECTKTSLRTLGQITLYSQNGGKVKRCVYVSTILGAMRMGKDHTTPNANKKYCY; encoded by the coding sequence TTGAAGAATCACTCTAGTAGTGGTTTTACCCTGCCAGAGATTTTCATCGTTATTGTAACAATTGGCATATTAAGTGCGATCGCGCTACCCAGCTGGCTAGCTTTTGTGGATATTCGTCGCCTCAACACTGCCCAACATGAATTTCATAGCGCCATGCGCCAAGCTCAAAGCCAAGCTACCAAGGAAAAATTGGCTTGGCAAGTTAGCTTTCGTGAACAAAATGGCATCGTGCAATGGACTATTCATCGAGCAGAAGCGGGAAAATTTATTCCTGATGCTGTTAAAAACAATGACAATCTATGGAATAAACTTGATCAGCATATTCGCATTGATAAAGAGCAAAATCAAAAAGGTGAAAACGAGACAACCCTACCGAAACAAACGTCACAGCAAGTCTGGCGAGTTATCTTTAACTACCAAGGTTGCCCCGTTTACAAAGTTGGAGATGAGTGTACCAAAACATCACTAAGAACACTAGGGCAAATAACGCTCTATAGTCAGAACGGTGGTAAAGTTAAACGTTGTGTTTATGTTTCTACGATTTTAGGGGCAATGCGAATGGGAAAAGACCACACTACACCCAACGCAAACAAAAAGTATTGCTATTAA
- the hpsE gene encoding hormogonium polysaccharide biosynthesis glycosyltransferase HpsE, with protein MTMHVDFTVAIPTYNGESRLPELLERLINQLYTENFSWEIIVVDNNSNDNTAKVVQSYQEKWQCSYPLKYYLELQQGAAYARKRAIKEAGGKLIGFLDDDNYPDSSWVAAAYAFGQKHPKAGAYGSQIHPIWEVQPPENFQRIAPFLAITERGDLPLLHEPSKKLLPPSAGLVVRRQAWLESIPNKFILTGRVTGNMLTSEDLEMLSYIQKFGWEIWYNPDMKIYHKIPSWRLQKEYLIPFFRGIGLSRYVTRMVNIKPWAKPVVFLAYMINDLRKIVLHLLRYRFKIKTDLAASCEMQLFLSSFVSYFYLWKNGYLNK; from the coding sequence ATGACGATGCACGTTGACTTTACTGTAGCCATCCCAACTTATAACGGGGAAAGTCGTTTGCCTGAATTGCTGGAACGACTTATAAACCAACTTTACACTGAAAACTTTTCTTGGGAAATAATTGTTGTAGATAATAACAGCAATGACAACACTGCAAAAGTTGTGCAAAGCTATCAAGAAAAATGGCAATGCTCCTATCCCTTAAAATATTACTTAGAATTACAACAGGGAGCAGCATACGCGCGTAAACGTGCAATTAAAGAAGCCGGAGGTAAATTGATCGGCTTTCTAGATGATGATAACTATCCAGATTCAAGCTGGGTAGCAGCAGCTTATGCTTTTGGGCAAAAGCATCCAAAGGCAGGGGCTTATGGTAGCCAAATACATCCTATATGGGAAGTACAACCACCAGAGAATTTTCAGCGCATCGCTCCATTTTTGGCAATTACAGAGCGAGGTGATTTGCCTTTATTACATGAACCATCTAAAAAGCTACTACCCCCCTCTGCTGGACTGGTTGTGCGACGACAAGCTTGGTTAGAAAGCATACCCAATAAGTTTATTTTGACTGGTAGAGTCACTGGTAATATGCTTACTAGTGAAGACTTAGAAATGTTATCTTATATCCAAAAATTTGGGTGGGAAATTTGGTATAACCCGGATATGAAAATTTATCACAAAATACCAAGTTGGCGTCTGCAAAAAGAGTATCTGATTCCTTTTTTTCGAGGCATCGGACTTAGCCGTTACGTTACCCGAATGGTGAATATAAAACCTTGGGCTAAACCAGTGGTTTTTTTAGCTTACATGATAAATGATTTGCGTAAAATTGTTTTACACTTACTAAGATATCGTTTCAAGATTAAAACTGATCTGGCTGCATCTTGTGAGATGCAATTATTTTTAAGTAGTTTTGTTAGTTACTTTTATCTTTGGAAAAATGGCTATTTAAACAAATAG